From Lepus europaeus isolate LE1 chromosome 3, mLepTim1.pri, whole genome shotgun sequence, a single genomic window includes:
- the LOC133757116 gene encoding trace amine-associated receptor 2 produces the protein MYAFMAGAIVITVFGNLAMIVSIFYFKQLHTPTNFLILSMAVTDFLLGLIIMPYSMVRSVENCWYFGLAFCKIHYSFDLMLSITSIFHLCSVAIDRFYAICDPLRYSTKMTTPVIKRLVFLCWSVPGAFAFGVVFSEAYADGIEGYDTLVACSNSCPVTFNKLWGTTLFMAGFFTPGSVMVGIYGKIFAVSRKHALAINNTSENQNTQMKNDTKAAKTLGIVMGVFLLCWFPCFFTILLDPFLNFSTPAVLFDALTWFGYFNSTCNPLIYGFFYPWFRRALKYILLGKIFSSHFQNTNLFTQKETE, from the coding sequence ATGTACGCATTTATGGCAGGGGCCATAGTCATCACAGTATTTGGTAATCTGGCCATGATTGTTTCCATTTTCTACTTCAAGCAACTTCACACTCCAACCAACTTCCTCATCCTCTCCATGGCAGTCACCGACTTCCTCCTGGGACTCATCATCATGCCATACAGTATGGTCAGATCGGTGGAGAACTGTTGGTATTTTGGCCTTGCATTCTGCAAGATTCATTATAGTTTTGACTTGATGCTTAGCATAACATCCATTTTCCATCTTTGCTCAGTGGCCATTGATAGATTTTATGCTATCTGTGACCCTTTAAGATATTCCACCAAAATGACCACCCCAGTGATTAAACGGTTGGTTTTTCTCTGCTGGTCAGTCCCTGGTGCCTTTGCGTTTGGCGTGGTTTTCTCGGAAGCCTATGCAGATGGAATAGAAGGCTATGATACTTTGGTTGCTTGTTCCAACTCCTGCCCAGTGACGTTCAACAAGCTCTGGGGGACCACCTTGTTTATGGCAGGTTTCTTCACTCCTGGGTCTGTGATGGTGGGGATTTATGGCAAAATTTTTGCTGTATCCAGAAAACATGCTCTTGCAattaacaacacatcagaaaaccAAAATACTCAAATGAAGAATGACACAAAAGCAGCCAAAACTTTAGGAATAGTGATGGGTGTTTTTTTATTATGTTGGTTTCCCTGTTTCTTCACGATTTTGTTGGATCCCTTTTTGAACTTCTCTACCCCTGCAGTTTTATTTGATGCCTTGACATGGTTTGGCTATTTTAACTCCACATGTAATCCCTTAATATATGGTTTCTTTTATCCCTGGTTTCGCAGAGCACTTAAATACATTTTGTTAGGTAAAATTTTCAGCTCACATTTCCAGAATACTAATTTGTTTACTCAAAAAGAAACTGAATAG